The DNA segment TATTGATTGAAGGATATACCAGGTTCAGGAAGGGATATAAGGCCCTGAAAGTATCCCAAAATCCGGTTCCGGCAAACATATAGCCAGGTAAGATCTTTCCATTATAAGGACTCCAGTGTACAATTTTATTGCTGGCATCCAATTCATATAGTTTATTGGGAAAGAACAAAGTCCGGTAAAAGCTCGAATAAAAGGTTCTGGTCTGATCTACGGTTCCACCTTCTACGGCTACCCTGCTCAGTGTTTTATTCCAGATTGCTTTTGCTTTTGCTTTAGTGGCATCGAAAGAATCATTCGCTAATTCTCTCTTTAAATTCAGCTCCGCCTGCTCAAAACTAATGAAAGAGGAAGCCACTTTCATCGTTACCTTTTCCCCTTTTGTGGTTTTAAACCCGATAATCGCACCGGAATGATCGGCTTTGATTTCCAGCTCATCCTTCAGCAATTCTTTTCCTTTCCAGGCATTTGCCGAGCTGAAGTCCTTATCAAAATAAGCCACAAAATAATTCTTGAAGTTTTCCGGAGTTAGCTTATGACTGTGTCTGGTAGTATAACCAATGATTTTTCTTTCTTTAGGGAAGATCTTAATGTAAGATCCCTTATCAAAAGCATCCAGCACGACAAAAGAGCTGTCGGACTTTGGAAAAGTAAATCTGAACTGAGCAGCCCTTTCTGTCGGCGTAATTTCTGTGGTTACATCTGCATCTGCAAGGTAAACACTATAATAATAAGGTTTCGCAACTTCTGCTTTATGAGAATACCAGCTGGCGCGATCGTCCTGCTCAAACTTCTTTTTACCCGTCACCGGCATAATAGAGAATTGTCCGTAGTCGTTCATCCATGGAGATGGCTGATGGGTTTGCTTAAAGCCGCGGATTTTATCGGCATCGTAAGTATAAGCCCAGCCATCACCCATTTTACCGGTCTGAGGAGTCCAGAAATTCATTCCCCATGGTAAAGCAATGGTGGGATAAGTATTTCCGTTAGACATGGAAGGCTTGCTGGCTGTTCCCATTAAAGGATTGATCCATTCTACTGGATCGCTCAGCTTACCCAAGTTTTGCGCAAAAGCCGAAGAGCAGCCTGCAATTAATAATGCGGTTAGGTATCGTTTCATCATTGTGGTCTTGATAAATAAAATTATAATATTTGGTTCAAAATCTTGCTTCTCATATACGAAATCGGCACAAAGCCGGAATCCAACGTTGATATGGAGGAATTCGTCTTTCGTTATTTCTTTTATATTCTCATCTAAAAAACGTTTTAGCTAAGCTCTAAAGTAATAGATTTTTGTGGAATAACTAAATAAAAAGTATAACATTTTGGTTAAAGAGCCCGGGAGATAGTAAAACGTTTTATTTATTGAACTGATCTGAATGAAATTAAACATCAAAAAAGGTAAAAGCCAGGATCATGTTTAGACAGGAATGACGTAAAATAAAGTATTTTATTCCTGAATAAAGTTTACCGCAGGGGCGGCTTCAGGACAGCTAAATACCTGCTTCTACCTATACGCGCTCTAACCAGGCTCTATACACGCTCTATACTCGGTGCCCACCCGCTTGAAAGCGTGTTAAAGACGGGTAAGCAACGTGTAAATATTGAGTATAAAACAAGTGATTTCCGGCCTTGTTTCCAGGCAGGTATAAAGCAGCTAAAAGGAAGATATCATGCGTGTTAAAACCAGCTTAACGAGCCGGTGTCAGATAGACTTTATTTTTGATCTTTTCTGCAAGCGGACTGGCCTCCTGATCGGACAACATCCTGTTGCTCATCAATAGAAAAGGAAAAGATGCTTTCGGATTACCATAAGCAGGCTGCCGGTAAGGAAGAGACAGGATATGATAACCCAATCTTTCATAAAAAGCGATCCTTCTAATGGAAAAAGAATCTTCAGGGTGTTCTACTTCCAGAATAATCGTTCCCGGTAACTGTTCCTTATAGTGATCCAGCACACGGGCACCATAATTTTGTCCGCGAAGGCTGGAATCAACTGCAAAATGTTCAATGAAATAGCAACCATCGATTTCCCACCAGGTGATCAAACCAATGTTTTCATCCGCAGTATGCACCAGATCAAGGTGCATCTCTTTGGCATCAGGAACCAGTTGAAGAAGGGAAGCCCAGTCCCTCCGCTCATGCGGAGGGAAGGCATCCTCATATAATTTTTTGATAAAAGTCAGCGCCGGATCGTTTACCGACGTGATGCGTTGAAACTGCATAGAAAGATTACTTTATGCAGTAACGTTTTGACTTACAATATGTTTTACTTTATCGATCACGATATCCAGTTCTTCCTTAGTATTGTACTTACTGAAAGAGAACCTTACCGAAGGTCGGTTCGGATCGGCATTAATGCCATTCAGTACATGTGAACCGATATTAGAGCCCGAAGAACAGGCGCTACCACCAGAAGCAGAGATGCCATTGATATCCAGGTTAAACAACAGCATATCAGACATGTCCATCGCCGGAAAAGAAACATTCAATACGGTATATAAACTTTTATCCGCATCCGTTTCCCCGTTAAAATTTAGATCTGCAATTTCTGTACTCAACCTGTTTTTAAGGTAATCTTTCAGTTCCTGAATGTGGTGCTGGTGACTTTCCATTTCTGAATAAGCAATTTCCAGGGCCTTCGCCAAGCCAATAATACCATATACATTTTCTGTTCCACCACGCATATTGCGCTCCTGGGCACCACCGTGAATCAGTGGACTGATCTTGATGTTATGGTTTACAAAAAGAAAACCTACCCCTTTTGGTCCATGTAATTTATGTGCTGCACAAACGATGAAATGGGCCTTTAGTTTCCTGACATCATGTACATAATGTCCCATGGTCTGAACTGTATCACAATGATAAATTGCCTCATACTGCTCGCAGATCTCTCCTACACGTTCAATATCTGTTAGCGTTCCCAGTTCATTATTCGCATGCATCAGGGATACAAAACTGCGTTCGTTGTCTTTCAACAACTCTTCCAGATGTGCATAATCTACATTTCCCTTTTCATCAATATTCACAAAGCTCAGCTTGTCGATCACTCCCTGCTTCAACAACATCGTTAAAGTATGCTCTACTGCATGGTGCTCAATTTTCGAAGTGATGGCATGTTTAATATTATAGGCTGCAATGCCACAACGAATCGCGGTATTGTCTGCTTCCGTACCTCCAGAGGTAAAAAAGATCTCTGCAGGAGTCGCATTTAAAAGACCGGCAACTGTTTTTCTTGCTTTTTCCACCAATGTACGTACTTCTCTGCCCTGAGCATGAATTGCAGATGGATTTCCGTAATGATTAGTCATCACGTTCACCATCTCCGCGATCACCTCTGCATCAAGAGGCGTCGTTGCCGCGTTATCCAAATAGATCCTGTTTGTCTGCATTAGTTCAATTTTAAAATTTCTTTAATATCTGATATGATTTTCGAAGCAAGGTTCTCTGCAACAGTTTCGCTGCCGGCCTCACTGTAAATACGAATGATCGGTTCAGTATTTGACCTGCGCAAATGAACCCATTCTTTATCAAATTCAATTTTCAACCCATCAATCGTACTGGTAGGCTGGTTTTTATATTTCTCCTGAACTTTCAGCAACAAAGCATCGATGTCCATTTCAGGAGTCAGGGTAATTTTATTCTTAGAAATGTAATAAGCTGGATAGCTACTTCTCAAAAGAGAAACAGACTTGCCAAACTTCGCGAGATGGGTCAGGAATAATCCAATTCCAACCAGTGCATCGCGGCCGTAATGAGATTCCGGATAGATGATTCCACCATTACCTTCACCGCCAATCACCGCATTGGTTGCTTTCATTTGGTTCACTACATTCACCTCTCCCACTGCAGAAGCATTATACTCCCCTCCTGCTCTTTCCGTCACATCTCTCAATGCTCTGGTCGAAGACAAGTTAGAAACTGTATTTCCAGGGGTATTTTTAATTACATAATCCGCAACTGCAACCAGGGTATATTCTTCGCCAAACATTCCGCCATCTTCACATACAAAGGCCAAACGGTCTACATCCGGGTCAACTACAATTCCTAAATCTGCATTTTTCTCTTTTACGAGTTTAGCAATTTCAGTCAGGTTTTCCGGCAATGGTTCCGGGTTGTGAGGGAAATGACCGTCTGGAGTACAGTACAACTCATAAACGGTTTTCACGCCCAATGCCTTTAATAAAGCCGGTACAAAAATCCCTCCTGTAGAGTTTACACAATCAATGGCAATCTTAAAATTGGCTGCTTTGATCGCTTCTACATCTACCAATGGCAGGGCAAGAACGGCATCTATATGTTTCTGTAAATACGTATCGTTATTGGTCACTTTACCCAGATCATCAACATCAGCAAAGCTGAATTCTGCTTTTTCAGCAATGTCTAAAAGTTCTTTTCCATCCGCATCGCTGATGAATTCCCCTCTTTCATTGAGTAATTTTAAAGCATTCCATTGTTTAGGATTGTGACTTGCCGTTAAGATGATTCCGCCACCTGCTTTTTCAAGCGGAACAGCGATTTCTACAGTTGGCGTAGTCGATAAGCCAAGGTCAATGACCTCAATTCCCAAGCCCTGAAGTGTGCCAATCACGAGGTGGTTCACCATTTCTCCGGAGATCCTGGCGTCACGACCGACAACAATTTTTTTAATGTTCGTTTTATTGATGATCCAGGAGCCGTAAGCTGCCGTAAATTTAACGATATCAATAGGAGTCAAACCATTACCGGCAATTCCACCGATGGTTCCTCTTATTCCAGAGATAGATTTTATTAGTGTCAAGTTATTCGGTTTTTTTTTCAAAAATAGCAAAAAAAGAACAGAATGATTGATTTTTAAGGCCCTCAATCGTAAAATTAACATCATTAAAATTGGCAATGAAGCTCAAATAATCCTCATTGTTGCATTTCAAAATACTATATTTGTCTTTTTCCTAAACATCAAAAATTCTGGCTCTATGCAGCGTAAATGGTTTCAATATTGGTTCAATTCCCCCTATTACCATATTTTATATAGTCAACGTAATGATGCTGAAGCAGAATTCTTAATCGATAACCTTTCAGCTTATTTAAAACCTGCAGCAAATTCCAGGATTCTGGACATTGCCTGTGGCAGGGGTCGTCATTCCATTTACCTGAATAAAAAAGGATATGATGTGACTGGAATAGACCTTTCAGAACAAAGCATAAAATATGCGCAGCAGTTCGAACAAAAACACCTTCATTTCTTTGTTCATGACATGCGCAAACTGGCCTTCATCAATTATTTTGACATCGCCATGAATCTGTTTACCAGCTTTGGATATTTTGATACGGAAAAAGACCATGTGAATGCGTTAAAATCCTTCAGAAAAGGAATAAAGGCTGATGGAACGCTGGTTATCGACTATTTCAACACCCAGAAAATCATTAAAAACCTAACGCAGCAGGAAACAAAAACGGTAGAAGGGATAGAATTCCACCTCCATAAATTTGTGTCGGAAGGAAAGATCATCAAACACATCAACTTTGAACACCGGAACAAAGCCTTTGCTTTTGAAGAGCGCGTACAAGCCTTCCAGCTGGAAGATTTTGAAAGAATGTTGCTGAAGAGCGGCCTGCAGATCACCGAGACTTTCGGAAGCTATGGCCTGGAGCCATTTGACGAAACCAAGTCCGACCGCCTGATCTTAATCTGCAAAAAAGTATGATAGAAAGCCTGCAACAGTTTGATGTCGAATTGTTCCTTAAAATCCACAGAGGGCTCGCAAATCCATTTTTCGATTGGCTGCTTCCTTTAATGAGGAACCGTTACTTCTGGGCGCCCCTATACCTGTTTATCATCATCTTCTGTGTAAAAGAGTATCAGAAAAAAGGATGGTACATCATCGGTATGTTGCTTTTTACGGTAGCCATAGGCGATTTATTCTCCTCCAGGGTCATTAAACCCCTCGTGGCACGCATCAGGCCCTGCAATGACCTCAGCCTGGCAGATGAACTGATCCATCGCGTGCCCTGCGGAAGCGGTTATAGCTTCCCCTCCGCACATGCCACCAACCATTTCGCCATCGCCCTCTTTCTCATTTTTGTCTTTTACGACAAATGGAAACCTATTTTGCCCATTGCCTTGATCTGGGCCTTTATCATTTCTTTTTCACAAATATATGTTGGGGTACATTACCCGATTGATACCATGGCCGGCGCAATACTCGGCAGTTCCATCGGAATCGCAACATCCTTTATCTATAAAAAAATACAACCGCAAGTATAATGGAAGTCTGGAAGCTGTTTATTTTATTCTTTAGCGCCTTCTTAGGAGGTTCTGCCATCTTTCTGGTAAAGAGCGATAAGTCGCAGCTGCTGAAGTTAATCCTATCTTTTAGTGGGGCCTATTTATTTGCCATTACCGTATTACACCTGATCCCTGATGCATACAGCGGTCCGGACCATGCAGAAATCGGCATCTTTATCCTGATTGGTTTTTTATTGCAAATCTTGCTGGAACAGTTCTCCGAAGGCGTAGAACACGGGCATATTCATAAACATGGGGATTCGAAAGCTTTCCCTTATGGCATCATGATCAGTTTATGCCTGCAT comes from the Pedobacter sp. FW305-3-2-15-E-R2A2 genome and includes:
- a CDS encoding GNAT family N-acetyltransferase: MQFQRITSVNDPALTFIKKLYEDAFPPHERRDWASLLQLVPDAKEMHLDLVHTADENIGLITWWEIDGCYFIEHFAVDSSLRGQNYGARVLDHYKEQLPGTIILEVEHPEDSFSIRRIAFYERLGYHILSLPYRQPAYGNPKASFPFLLMSNRMLSDQEASPLAEKIKNKVYLTPAR
- a CDS encoding cysteine desulfurase family protein, which encodes MQTNRIYLDNAATTPLDAEVIAEMVNVMTNHYGNPSAIHAQGREVRTLVEKARKTVAGLLNATPAEIFFTSGGTEADNTAIRCGIAAYNIKHAITSKIEHHAVEHTLTMLLKQGVIDKLSFVNIDEKGNVDYAHLEELLKDNERSFVSLMHANNELGTLTDIERVGEICEQYEAIYHCDTVQTMGHYVHDVRKLKAHFIVCAAHKLHGPKGVGFLFVNHNIKISPLIHGGAQERNMRGGTENVYGIIGLAKALEIAYSEMESHQHHIQELKDYLKNRLSTEIADLNFNGETDADKSLYTVLNVSFPAMDMSDMLLFNLDINGISASGGSACSSGSNIGSHVLNGINADPNRPSVRFSFSKYNTKEELDIVIDKVKHIVSQNVTA
- the glmM gene encoding phosphoglucosamine mutase; the encoded protein is MTLIKSISGIRGTIGGIAGNGLTPIDIVKFTAAYGSWIINKTNIKKIVVGRDARISGEMVNHLVIGTLQGLGIEVIDLGLSTTPTVEIAVPLEKAGGGIILTASHNPKQWNALKLLNERGEFISDADGKELLDIAEKAEFSFADVDDLGKVTNNDTYLQKHIDAVLALPLVDVEAIKAANFKIAIDCVNSTGGIFVPALLKALGVKTVYELYCTPDGHFPHNPEPLPENLTEIAKLVKEKNADLGIVVDPDVDRLAFVCEDGGMFGEEYTLVAVADYVIKNTPGNTVSNLSSTRALRDVTERAGGEYNASAVGEVNVVNQMKATNAVIGGEGNGGIIYPESHYGRDALVGIGLFLTHLAKFGKSVSLLRSSYPAYYISKNKITLTPEMDIDALLLKVQEKYKNQPTSTIDGLKIEFDKEWVHLRRSNTEPIIRIYSEAGSETVAENLASKIISDIKEILKLN
- a CDS encoding class I SAM-dependent methyltransferase; translation: MQRKWFQYWFNSPYYHILYSQRNDAEAEFLIDNLSAYLKPAANSRILDIACGRGRHSIYLNKKGYDVTGIDLSEQSIKYAQQFEQKHLHFFVHDMRKLAFINYFDIAMNLFTSFGYFDTEKDHVNALKSFRKGIKADGTLVIDYFNTQKIIKNLTQQETKTVEGIEFHLHKFVSEGKIIKHINFEHRNKAFAFEERVQAFQLEDFERMLLKSGLQITETFGSYGLEPFDETKSDRLILICKKV
- a CDS encoding phosphatase PAP2 family protein, with the protein product MIESLQQFDVELFLKIHRGLANPFFDWLLPLMRNRYFWAPLYLFIIIFCVKEYQKKGWYIIGMLLFTVAIGDLFSSRVIKPLVARIRPCNDLSLADELIHRVPCGSGYSFPSAHATNHFAIALFLIFVFYDKWKPILPIALIWAFIISFSQIYVGVHYPIDTMAGAILGSSIGIATSFIYKKIQPQV